Genomic window (Marinifilum sp. JC120):
CCCCGAATAAAAATCCGGGGGTTAATCTCACTTAACTCTGTTTACGCAACCTGCGCTTATCACCAACTCGAATGGTGACCTTTTCCTTATCCATGTATTCAAGCAATGGAATGGAAAACTTACGCGATAAGCCGACCAAGGTCTTAAAATCCTGCGGACCAAGTTCTTCGTTTTCCGCAAAATAGCCTTCCAAAATCTTCTGTAAGCCATCCACAGCTGATTTAGCAAAATACATGTCGTCTTTGATTCTGACCAGCAGCCCTTCATCCTGCAAGAGTTTGTAAACTGGCGCAGCATCTTTAAAGACCAAGTCCAGCGGATCAAGCACGTCTTTCAAATTCGGAGGTGTAAGCCCGCCCTTCTCGTAAGTGCTCATCAGGGTATCGCGCAACTTCTGCTGATCAGAAGCAAGCGAAACCTTATGTCCGGGCAGATGCAGAATTTCCTGCACCGCCACGATTTCCTTTTTCTTAAGCAGCCGCTCCACGATGGAATGGAACAATTTATCCGACAATCCCTTACCGTAAGTAGACCCGATCTCCCCGCGCGAAACACCCGGTTTCATGGGTTCATTCTTATGAAATGCCTCAAGGTGACGAATCAATCCCTGTACCAGATTTTCATACTGTGTACCGGAAACATAGCTACGGGTTTCCTTGTCATACAAGAATACCTTCTGCTGCCCGCCCATGGTCTGGAGCATTTTCTCCAGCGGCTTGGATGCCACGTTGCTCAGTATAGAAAGTTCCTGAAATGTCAGCCCTGCCCTGCCCGCTAATTCAAGTTGAGTCAGCACTAACTCTTCCGGTTCGGCATCGATAAGCGTTTCCAGACGCTTAACGTCATCGGAAAAACGTTTCACCTTACGACCCAGCGGGTTGATGATGCTACCCCCGGCGATGGTCCGCAACGGAGAAAAAGAACGCAAAACAACGCGATCACCATAAACCCCGGTCATGGGTTTATCAAAACGAATCTGGCAGACCGCACGTTCACCCTTTTCCAGCTTTTCGCGATCAAGGAAATAAACCTTAGCCATCACTTCTTTGGAGCCGTGGTGGAAATGGATTTCCTTACGGTGTTTCAAGCTTTTCGGGGAAGACGGCAAACAGGTCAATTCCACATCCCAGACAGTGGACGGGAAAAGCGTCCCCGGACGGCCCAGCACTTCGCCACGGTCAATGTCTTCGACTTCTACGCCGTGCAGGTTAATAGCTGTCCTGCGCCCTGCCGGGGCGGTCTCAACGGATGCTCCATGCGATTGCAGGCTACGCACCTTGGTCTCGGTCATCTTCGGGTAAAGGACCACATCATCGCCCACGGAAAGCTGCCCGGAAATCAAGGTCCCGGTCACAACTGTTCCGTGCCCTTTCATGGTAAACACACGGTCCACAGGAAGACGAGCAAGATCGCTTCTACGTTTCGGAGCAAAACCTTTCATGAAATTCGCAACTTCGCCACGCAGTTCATCCAGCCCCTGCCCGGTATGCGAAGAAACAGCATGAATCGGGGCCTCAGCCAGAAAGCTCGGCGCAAGAAATTCACGCACGTCTTCCTGAACCATCTCCATCCAATCTTCATCAACCGTGTCAGCCTTGGTCAGAACGACGAAGCCCTTCTCAATGCCCAGCAAAGTGCAGATTTCCAAATGTTCACGGGTCTGAGGCATTACGCCTTCATCAGCGGCGATAACCAGCAGCACAAAATCAATACCTGCTGCCCCGGCAACCATATTTTTAACGAACTTTTCATGGCCCGGAACATCGATAATGCTCAGATGTTCATCACCACCCAGATCAAGGCTTGCAAAGCCCAACTCAATGGTGATGCCGCGTTTCTTTTCCTCTGCCAGACGGTCGCAGTCCGTTCCGGTCAGAGCTTTGATCAGACTGGTCTTACCATGGTCAATATGACCAGCAGTTCCCATAACTACGGGCATTAGTGCTCCTTTTGGGGAATGCCTCCGGCGGCTGGGGAAGGGGAAACTCTTGCAAGAGTTTCCCCTTCCCCAGACCCCATCCCCTTCAGAACCTTTTAATAAGCTTCGCATCTAGCGCACTAAAGTGATCTTCGAATAAACAGCTTAATAAACCTACTGAAAGGTTTTGGGATTCTTGCATTAGCCCTTAGACGAGCGGTCTTCCGCGAGCCTTAGGGATAACGACAGTGGAACAAACCCTTTTACAAAAGGGTTTAAGCCGCCGGAGGCATAATCTTTCAATTCTTAAAGCGCAAAGCGCATCAAACTAATTCTTCAAAAAAGTCCTGAAAGCCAATTCAGTAGCGTACAAATCGACCTTGCTGGTCAGCTCGAACGGGCTGTGCATGGAAAGAACCGGAGGACCGAAATCGATCACATCCATACCGTAGAGAGCGAGGAATTTGGCAACAGTACCGCCTCCGCCCAGATCGACCTTGCCAAGCTCAGCCATCTGCCACGGTGCACCGGCTTCGTTGAGAATATTACGCAGCCATGCAACAAATTCAGGATGGGCGTCGTTGGCTCCAACCTTACCGCGATGCCCGGTAAATTTGCAGAAGCAAGGACCGTAACCGAGATAGGCTGAATTAAGCTTCTCGTGAACATCCTGATAGTCAGGGTCGATTGCTGCGTGAACGTCTGTTGAAAGGGCCTTACCGGCCATCATAACCCGGGACATCTTGGCATTGGGTTCCCATGCCTCGATCAGATCTTCAAGGCAATATTCGAAAAAGAGCGATTTAGCGCCAGTTGAACCTTCAGAGCCAATTTCTTCTTTGTCATAGAAAAGTACAATCTGGGCATTATCCGGCTCAGGAGCGTTCAGGAATGCTTCCAGTGCAAGGAACACGCAGGAACGGTCATCCTGACCGTAACCACCCACTACAGACTTATCAAGACCTACGTAACGAGCGGGACCGGCAGGAACAATATGCATTTCCGCGCTGAAAAGGTCTTCCTCAACGATATCATATTTCTCGTTGAGAAGCTCTAGCACCTTGCGTTTTGCGGAAGGTTTGCCATTGCCCTCTTCTTCGTCCTCATCGTCTTTGGAAAAAGACAGGGAATGGCCCATGAGAATATTCAACTTCTCAGCTTCAAAAGCATCACTGATATTTTTGGTTACCTGCTTTTGGGCAAGATGAGGCAGCAAATCGAGAATAGAAAGGACCGGATCATCTAGGTCTTCACCGATCACAACATCAACCTTGGTGCCGTCTGCTTTAACCACCACGCCATGCAAAGAAAGAGGCCTTGCCAGCCACTGATATTTACGGATTCCGCCATAGTAGTGAGTTTTGGCCATGGACATGCCGAGATCTTCGTACAAGGGATGCTGTTTCAAGTCGATACGCGGAGTATCTGCGTGTGCGCCCACCAGACGAAAACCCTGCGAGAGCGGATTTTTTCCCTTACGGGCAATAAAAATGGTCTTATCGCGAAAGGAACGGAAGCACTGGTCCGCACCGAGATAATCTTCAAATCCGGCTTCGCGCAGTCTGTCCTCAACGTATTTGATAGTCTCGCGTTCGGTCTTGCAGCTGCTCAAAAAATCGATGTAACGGGCTGCAAGGTCATCCATTGCCTGCTGGTGTTCTTCGTCTTTGAAAATTTCCCAGCAGCTTTTCGATTCATGTTCAAGAGATTTATTCATGTATAATTATCCTTTCAAAACTTGAGATATTGCGTCAGCGCAGAGTTTATATTCTTCGCGTGTGAGAGTCCTTGGATCGAGGCAGAAAGCATCTTCCTCAATGCGTCCCACCAAAGGTGGTTCAGTTGAGAGAAGCCTTTCTTTCAACTCTTCTACTCTCACTTTAATATTTGGTACTACGGTCACCAGAAAAGTTTTTAGATCCTGCTCCGGGAATGCCCCGCCACCTACGCGGGAAACGCCCTCACGCACGCCGATAGTTGCTGATTCAGCAAGCACACGACGCAATAAGCGGGCAAGGGCTTGAGCCTGCTTTTTAAGATTTTCAGGCTTCTCGGTGATCATACGTACTGTGGGCACTTCACGCTTGGCTGTTTCGGGATCAAGATAAAGGCGCAGAGTCGCTTCAAGGGCGGCAAGGGTCATCTTATCGATACGAACCGCACGGTTGAGCGGATTCTTCTTAATCATATCGATAAACTTCTTCTTACCGACAATGATACCAGCCTGCGGTCCGCCGAGCACTTTGTCACCGGAAAATGAAACTACATCCACGTCCTCGGCCACCACTTCCTGTACCGTGGGTTCACGCATCAAACCCAGCCCGGAAAAATTGGTCAGATTTCCGCTGCCGAGATCTTCGTAGACCGGAAGGCCGTGCTTACGACCAAGTTCCGCCAATTCACCGCCGGAAACTTCCTTAGTGAAACCGATAACCCGGAAATTGGAGGTATGCACCTTCATGAGCAGTGCGGTTTCCTCATTGATGGCATTTTCGTAGTCGTGCAGATGAGTACGGTTGGTAGCCCCAACTTCACGCAGAAAAGCCCCGCTCTTGGTCATCACATCCGGGATACGGAACGATCCACCGATCTCAACCAATTGCCCACGTGAGACTATGGCCTCGCGCCCTTTGGCAAAAGTTTCAAGGGTAATCAGCACCGCCGAAGCATTATTGTTGACCACCAGAGCAGCTTCAGCCCCGGTAATCTCACAAATTAGCTTTTCTACATGACTATATCGGCTACCCCGCTCCCCGGTCTTAAGATCAAACTCAAGATTGGAATAACAGGCACAGGCCTCAGTCACAGCCTTAACCGCGGATTCCGCCAGCAAGGAGCGCCCGAGATTGGTATGCACTACCACCCCGGTTCCATTGAGCACCCGCCGAAAATGCGGTTTGGCCCCGGCCCGCACATGGCAGGTCAGACGCGGAAAAAGAGTTTCCGGCGAAAGCTGTTTTTCTTCGGTAATAACCCCGCCCTTGATTTCCTCACGGCAAACATCAAGAAAGCCGTTAACTAAATCACGGGAAAGGGTCCTCGGCAGTCCGTCAATGACACCCTCGTCTTCAAGACGGGTCAATACAGAATCAACAGAGGGCAGGTATTTAAATAAATTGGACAAAAAATGCCTCCGAAATTTAAAGCCACCAACAACACCCAAGCTTAATTCATTCGAAGGACATCTCGTTCGAATTTAAGCCAAATAAAAACCGATAAGAGTTTTTGGGATTCTTAAACCCTTTTTACAAAAAGGGTTTAAGCCGCCGGAGGCATTCTTCTTAAAAATTCTGGGTATCTTGTATAAAAAGCTGCCAGCAAATACAAGGACCCACAGATTAGAACTGTTTTATCACCGGAATTAAGCATTGAAAGTGCTTCGTCAATATCCTTGGCAGGTTCTGCCCGCTCTCCAAGGACCTCGGCAAGCTCATTGAAAGGATACGCCCGTTCATTATTCTCAATACCGCAAGCCATGACCGGACCATCGGTCAAACGGAAAAGGGTTTCCTTCACCGGATCAAGATTCTTATCCTTCATACATGAAAAGATAATCGCATCCGGTTTAATTTCAGACCGTGCCAGCTCGGCCTCAAGTGCATCAAAAGCATGGGTGTTGTGCGCACCGTCAAGAATATAAGTCCTATCAGATTTAATAATCTGTAGCCGTCCAGCGATAAACGCTTTTTCTACCCCGCCACGGACCTTATCAGCATCAAACGTAATCTCAGACTTGCGGCAGAACAACCGCCATGCACATGCCGCAAGCTGTGCGTTCTGCTTCTGATGCTCCCCGGCAAGTGTGGGGCTGAGGTCCGCAACAACTTTTTGTTCATCAATATGATTAAGCTTGCAGTCCAATTCCTTCGCCCGGGATTCAAGCACCGCCATAGCTTCTGAAACCTGTACCGCTGTGATGACTGTTCCGGTTTCACGCATAGCATCAGCTTTGTCTGCTGCGATAAGATCAATTGTAGAACCGAGCACCTTCTCATGATCAAGCCCGATGGGAGTAAATACGGTCAGATCAGGATCAACCGTATTGGTAGCGTCAAAACGTCCACCTAAACCAGCTTCCATCACAGCCAGATCGACTCCGTTATTCTTGAAAGCCACCAATGCCATACAAGTCAGCAATTCAAAATAGGTCAACCCGGCATCCGGGGCAATCTCCATAACTTGATTGGCAATGGCAACCCATTCATCTTCCGAAAGCATAGCCCCATTAATTGTAATCCGCTCGCGGGGAGTAACAAAATGCGGTGAAATGAATGTCCCGACTTTAAGTCCGTATTCGCAACCGATTGAGGTTAAATATGATGAGGTGGAACCTTTTCCGTTGGTTCCCACCACATGAATAACCGGAAAGCTGGACTTACCGCCCCAATTACGCACAAACTCTTCCATTCTGCCAAGACTCAAATCCATATGAAAGAGGCCCAGTTCATCCAAATAAGTGCTAAAATCTATAAAATTTTTAAATTTCAAAACATTTTCCTGTTTTTTTACTTGACCGCCGTGTACGGTTTGTATAGATAACCATTTCTCGAGCGGGGCAGTAGCTCAGTTGGATAGAGCAACGGCCTTCTAAGCCGTTGGCCGAGGGTTCGAATCCTTCCTGCCCCGCCACTTAGAAATCAAAGGGTTACAAGTGAAAACTTGTAACCCTTTTTCTTTTGGATTTAATCTTCCCCTTAGTTGGGATGGAAATGGAAGATGATAAAAGTCCATAAAAAATTTCCCTCGCTTGGATTCGAAAAACCGAAAACTACACAGCAAGCAGACTAAGTTCAAGTTCAGAGTTGCGCTTAGTCCAGAATCTTATTCAACCATCCCCAATTACAATCTAAAAAAACAAAACGCTGCTCACAATATATGGGCAACGTCTTTCATGGGATCACAGATACGACTTTCTATGCAGACCAAAGATAAGAGTGTTTGAGGATTACAGAACAGGACGAATCACAAAATATATGCCCATAAGAGCAATAGTTACCCCGGCCAGCTTACGAAAAAGACTGCCCCCCTGCTGCCAGCTACTATTTTCCAACATACGCCGAACAAAAGCCGTAGAACTTCCAGCTACAGCGATAGGCAAACAATGCCCGAGACCGAACAGAAAGATAAGCAGCACTCCGGTAGCAATTTCACCTTGTACGGTGATAATTGCCAGAATGGGAGCAATAAAACCGAAAGTGCACGAACCTGACAGGATGCCATATGCCAACCCGAGCACAAAAGCGCCGCTGTATCCTTTTAACTTGAGACGCCCCATCAGACTGCCAGACATGGAACATTTGACTATGCCAAGCATATCTAAGGCCACCCAGAAAAGGATACCGCCCACTAACACCGTCCACCAAGGGCTGACATCGCCCATCATCCGCCCCACTATGGCACAGACAGTACCGATCAGGGCGATAGTAATAAACAAACCAAGGGTGAACAGTCCGGCATAAA
Coding sequences:
- the selB gene encoding selenocysteine-specific translation elongation factor codes for the protein MPVVMGTAGHIDHGKTSLIKALTGTDCDRLAEEKKRGITIELGFASLDLGGDEHLSIIDVPGHEKFVKNMVAGAAGIDFVLLVIAADEGVMPQTREHLEICTLLGIEKGFVVLTKADTVDEDWMEMVQEDVREFLAPSFLAEAPIHAVSSHTGQGLDELRGEVANFMKGFAPKRRSDLARLPVDRVFTMKGHGTVVTGTLISGQLSVGDDVVLYPKMTETKVRSLQSHGASVETAPAGRRTAINLHGVEVEDIDRGEVLGRPGTLFPSTVWDVELTCLPSSPKSLKHRKEIHFHHGSKEVMAKVYFLDREKLEKGERAVCQIRFDKPMTGVYGDRVVLRSFSPLRTIAGGSIINPLGRKVKRFSDDVKRLETLIDAEPEELVLTQLELAGRAGLTFQELSILSNVASKPLEKMLQTMGGQQKVFLYDKETRSYVSGTQYENLVQGLIRHLEAFHKNEPMKPGVSRGEIGSTYGKGLSDKLFHSIVERLLKKKEIVAVQEILHLPGHKVSLASDQQKLRDTLMSTYEKGGLTPPNLKDVLDPLDLVFKDAAPVYKLLQDEGLLVRIKDDMYFAKSAVDGLQKILEGYFAENEELGPQDFKTLVGLSRKFSIPLLEYMDKEKVTIRVGDKRRLRKQS
- a CDS encoding aminopeptidase — encoded protein: MNKSLEHESKSCWEIFKDEEHQQAMDDLAARYIDFLSSCKTERETIKYVEDRLREAGFEDYLGADQCFRSFRDKTIFIARKGKNPLSQGFRLVGAHADTPRIDLKQHPLYEDLGMSMAKTHYYGGIRKYQWLARPLSLHGVVVKADGTKVDVVIGEDLDDPVLSILDLLPHLAQKQVTKNISDAFEAEKLNILMGHSLSFSKDDEDEEEGNGKPSAKRKVLELLNEKYDIVEEDLFSAEMHIVPAGPARYVGLDKSVVGGYGQDDRSCVFLALEAFLNAPEPDNAQIVLFYDKEEIGSEGSTGAKSLFFEYCLEDLIEAWEPNAKMSRVMMAGKALSTDVHAAIDPDYQDVHEKLNSAYLGYGPCFCKFTGHRGKVGANDAHPEFVAWLRNILNEAGAPWQMAELGKVDLGGGGTVAKFLALYGMDVIDFGPPVLSMHSPFELTSKVDLYATELAFRTFLKN
- a CDS encoding L-seryl-tRNA(Sec) selenium transferase; its protein translation is MSNLFKYLPSVDSVLTRLEDEGVIDGLPRTLSRDLVNGFLDVCREEIKGGVITEEKQLSPETLFPRLTCHVRAGAKPHFRRVLNGTGVVVHTNLGRSLLAESAVKAVTEACACYSNLEFDLKTGERGSRYSHVEKLICEITGAEAALVVNNNASAVLITLETFAKGREAIVSRGQLVEIGGSFRIPDVMTKSGAFLREVGATNRTHLHDYENAINEETALLMKVHTSNFRVIGFTKEVSGGELAELGRKHGLPVYEDLGSGNLTNFSGLGLMREPTVQEVVAEDVDVVSFSGDKVLGGPQAGIIVGKKKFIDMIKKNPLNRAVRIDKMTLAALEATLRLYLDPETAKREVPTVRMITEKPENLKKQAQALARLLRRVLAESATIGVREGVSRVGGGAFPEQDLKTFLVTVVPNIKVRVEELKERLLSTEPPLVGRIEEDAFCLDPRTLTREEYKLCADAISQVLKG
- a CDS encoding bifunctional folylpolyglutamate synthase/dihydrofolate synthase, which translates into the protein MDLSLGRMEEFVRNWGGKSSFPVIHVVGTNGKGSTSSYLTSIGCEYGLKVGTFISPHFVTPRERITINGAMLSEDEWVAIANQVMEIAPDAGLTYFELLTCMALVAFKNNGVDLAVMEAGLGGRFDATNTVDPDLTVFTPIGLDHEKVLGSTIDLIAADKADAMRETGTVITAVQVSEAMAVLESRAKELDCKLNHIDEQKVVADLSPTLAGEHQKQNAQLAACAWRLFCRKSEITFDADKVRGGVEKAFIAGRLQIIKSDRTYILDGAHNTHAFDALEAELARSEIKPDAIIFSCMKDKNLDPVKETLFRLTDGPVMACGIENNERAYPFNELAEVLGERAEPAKDIDEALSMLNSGDKTVLICGSLYLLAAFYTRYPEFLRRMPPAA
- a CDS encoding cytochrome C biosynthesis protein; this encodes MDQFLISINHWIVSGTAWAGLGCLLWGIVSVLFSPCHLASIPLIVGYVGGQNELVEGRRASVYAGLFTLGLFITIALIGTVCAIVGRMMGDVSPWWTVLVGGILFWVALDMLGIVKCSMSGSLMGRLKLKGYSGAFVLGLAYGILSGSCTFGFIAPILAIITVQGEIATGVLLIFLFGLGHCLPIAVAGSSTAFVRRMLENSSWQQGGSLFRKLAGVTIALMGIYFVIRPVL